A genomic segment from Streptomyces sp. NBC_01233 encodes:
- a CDS encoding GTP-binding protein, with the protein MDFRSSDTPAGPRQADVLPQTAAAAVKIVIVGGFGVGKTTMVGAVSEIKPLTTEETMTRAGVGVDDTWGVARKITTTVAMDFGRISINDELVLYLFGTPGQERFWFLWRGLFEGALGAVVLLDTRRLEISFDVIGRLEERGVPFVVAVNSFPGAPEHPLEELRQALDLPPTVPILVCDARRRDSSRDVLLTLMRYLHSQAATQEAM; encoded by the coding sequence ATGGACTTCAGAAGCTCTGACACGCCGGCCGGGCCGCGCCAGGCGGACGTACTCCCGCAGACGGCCGCGGCCGCCGTGAAAATCGTCATCGTCGGCGGATTCGGCGTGGGCAAGACGACGATGGTCGGGGCGGTCAGCGAGATCAAGCCGCTGACGACCGAGGAGACGATGACCAGGGCCGGCGTCGGAGTCGACGACACCTGGGGCGTGGCCCGCAAGATCACCACCACCGTGGCCATGGACTTCGGCCGCATCAGCATCAACGACGAACTCGTCCTGTACCTGTTCGGAACACCCGGCCAGGAGCGCTTCTGGTTCCTGTGGCGCGGGCTCTTCGAGGGCGCGCTCGGAGCGGTCGTACTCCTCGACACCCGGCGGCTGGAGATCAGCTTCGACGTCATCGGACGGCTCGAGGAGCGGGGCGTCCCCTTCGTCGTCGCCGTCAACTCCTTCCCCGGCGCGCCCGAGCATCCGCTGGAGGAACTGCGCCAGGCCCTCGACCTGCCCCCCACCGTCCCGATCCTCGTCTGCGATGCCAGACGGCGGGACTCGTCCCGCGATGTCCTGCTGACCCTCATGCGCTACCTCCACTCCCAGGCAGCCACCCAGGAGGCAATGTGA
- a CDS encoding terpene synthase family protein, with translation MTTSPAPAPAPSSSPRPSLLGPRLPSFYCPLERDLVHPQAKQVEALAVDWLDAFGVYPDPVERAWGLATHSADFSCRIIPGGDVEALLLFTEWNYWANAVDDWQDSGSDDVGTGAVVEHGVRLLRTIEDPGASVLPDGPMTRALLDLVGRTHAMLTPYELRRFVEGTRDWLLGAAWRAAQAEAGTVPGLNDYVAMGPLANGTRFSLTWSDVARGDRLSADVLCSPALTALTDAAGFVVSADNDLFSYDKDDHLQPLEVNLVNVLAHQENCSPAEAVPLAVALRDRVMVLFTRLRAQLDNGPDGANAELRRHLAALGHYVAGSIAWQSRAPRYASPRNRHELPRPEARFEVRFADAPSFAGTEPPDVPALAAWWRQARD, from the coding sequence ATGACGACGTCACCGGCACCGGCACCCGCACCGTCGTCGTCACCACGGCCCTCGCTCCTCGGTCCGCGCCTGCCGTCCTTCTACTGCCCCCTGGAGCGCGACCTCGTCCATCCCCAGGCGAAGCAGGTGGAGGCCCTGGCCGTCGACTGGCTGGACGCCTTCGGCGTCTACCCCGACCCGGTCGAGCGCGCATGGGGTCTGGCCACCCACAGCGCCGACTTCTCCTGCCGCATCATCCCCGGCGGGGACGTGGAGGCCCTCCTGCTGTTCACCGAGTGGAACTACTGGGCCAACGCCGTCGACGACTGGCAGGATTCGGGTTCGGACGACGTGGGGACGGGCGCCGTCGTCGAACACGGCGTACGTCTGCTGCGGACCATCGAGGACCCGGGGGCGTCGGTGCTGCCCGACGGGCCGATGACCCGCGCACTGCTGGACCTGGTCGGCCGCACCCATGCCATGCTCACGCCCTACGAGCTGCGCAGGTTCGTCGAGGGGACGCGCGACTGGCTGCTCGGGGCGGCCTGGCGAGCCGCCCAGGCGGAAGCCGGGACCGTGCCGGGGCTGAACGACTACGTCGCCATGGGGCCGTTGGCGAACGGTACGCGCTTCTCGCTGACCTGGTCCGACGTCGCACGCGGGGACCGGCTGTCGGCGGATGTGCTCTGCTCCCCCGCCCTGACGGCACTGACGGATGCGGCGGGCTTCGTCGTCAGCGCGGACAACGACCTGTTCTCCTACGACAAGGACGACCACCTGCAGCCCCTGGAGGTGAATCTCGTCAACGTCCTCGCCCACCAGGAGAACTGCTCCCCCGCCGAGGCGGTACCGCTCGCGGTGGCCTTGCGCGACCGGGTGATGGTCCTCTTCACCCGGCTGCGGGCGCAGTTGGATAACGGCCCGGACGGTGCGAACGCGGAACTGCGCCGTCACCTGGCGGCGTTGGGTCACTACGTGGCGGGCTCCATCGCCTGGCAGAGCCGGGCACCCCGATATGCGAGCCCGCGCAACCGGCACGAACTGCCCCGGCCGGAAGCCCGGTTCGAGGTCCGGTTCGCCGATGCCCCCAGCTTCGCCGGAACCGAGCCACCGGACGTGCCGGCCCTGGCTGCCTGGTGGCGGCAGGCACGCGACTGA
- a CDS encoding ABC transporter permease subunit, whose amino-acid sequence MTPAHLAPPRTAAACTAVRATALRVRFRDLLAAEWIKLWSLRSTPWAFGISALAVIGINVNAAIADYNNYPNYPQGAKDLFVPIWAMRDAFTLGAGMVLMLAAGSIGALTLVGEYSTGQIRTTFAAVPARRSVVAAKMAVVTAVMLVYGAFVSAVSFAATQAILSGRHVGLPLDYPGALRATAASALLAPVCALVGMGLGALLRHTATTIVTLTGVLLLLPSLINDRNAWSAALLHALPRGAWDRLTEVGDSPVPVLYPATITGAWIVYAAWPLAAAAIAAVVVHRRDL is encoded by the coding sequence ATGACCCCGGCCCACCTGGCGCCCCCGCGTACGGCGGCCGCATGCACCGCCGTACGCGCCACCGCCCTCCGCGTCCGCTTCCGCGACCTCCTCGCCGCCGAATGGATCAAGCTGTGGTCGCTGCGCTCCACGCCCTGGGCCTTCGGGATCAGTGCGCTGGCCGTCATCGGCATCAACGTGAACGCAGCCATCGCCGACTACAACAACTATCCGAACTACCCCCAAGGCGCCAAGGACCTCTTCGTGCCGATCTGGGCGATGCGGGATGCCTTCACCCTCGGCGCCGGCATGGTCCTCATGCTCGCCGCCGGCAGCATCGGGGCACTCACGCTCGTCGGCGAGTACAGCACCGGACAGATCCGTACGACCTTCGCCGCCGTCCCCGCCCGCCGCTCGGTGGTGGCAGCCAAGATGGCCGTCGTGACGGCCGTCATGCTGGTCTACGGCGCGTTCGTCTCGGCCGTCTCCTTCGCCGCGACGCAGGCCATCCTGTCCGGCCGGCACGTCGGCCTCCCGCTCGACTACCCCGGCGCACTCCGCGCCACTGCGGCCTCCGCCCTGCTCGCGCCGGTGTGCGCGCTCGTCGGCATGGGCCTCGGCGCGCTCCTCCGGCACACCGCGACCACCATCGTCACGCTCACCGGCGTCCTCCTGCTGCTGCCCTCCCTCATCAACGACCGCAACGCATGGTCCGCCGCCCTCCTCCACGCCCTGCCCCGGGGCGCCTGGGACCGGCTGACCGAGGTGGGCGACTCTCCCGTGCCGGTGCTCTACCCGGCGACGATCACCGGAGCGTGGATCGTGTACGCGGCCTGGCCACTCGCCGCCGCAGCCATCGCCGCTGTCGTCGTCCACCGGCGCGACCTGTGA
- a CDS encoding sensor histidine kinase has protein sequence MPAIPRPPLPRGPLRIVGKPLTWSGAIAYPVALHVMMRGSWQGFSAAMLLLVSLLTVLTASLLRRTPLSALALLLAGWFAAVSARGMLEAGLLQVLISDLAVGYIAATRPRRTSLTAAGMALGGQAASALYFPSGQGAYVQTLAFIGVALAAAWTAGDSIRERREHAEALYVQATAQAVTAERLRIARELHDMIGHSVGVIAIQAGVGRRVIDTRPDEARNALAAIEATSKETLAGLGRTLGALRRADAGGGAGARADSAPRGPAPVLDDLDRLAASAKDAGIRVDVRWLGERRPLPADIELAAYRIVQESLTNVARHASTRDCLVTVDYRADELSVEVENDGRTGLASGTGGAAGWGIVGMRERIVLLHGQFTAGPRPEGGFRVAARLPLPEGVHLP, from the coding sequence ATGCCCGCCATCCCCCGCCCACCGCTGCCGAGGGGCCCCCTGCGCATCGTGGGGAAGCCCCTGACCTGGAGCGGAGCCATCGCGTACCCGGTGGCTCTGCACGTCATGATGCGCGGCAGCTGGCAGGGCTTCTCCGCCGCGATGCTCCTGTTGGTGTCCCTCCTCACGGTGTTGACGGCCAGTCTGCTGCGGCGCACGCCGCTGTCGGCTCTCGCACTGCTGCTCGCCGGCTGGTTCGCCGCGGTATCGGCGAGGGGCATGCTGGAAGCCGGTCTTCTGCAGGTGCTGATCAGCGACCTCGCCGTCGGCTACATCGCGGCCACGCGCCCGCGCCGCACCTCACTCACCGCCGCCGGCATGGCCCTCGGCGGGCAGGCGGCATCCGCGCTCTACTTTCCGTCCGGGCAGGGCGCGTACGTCCAGACGCTCGCGTTCATCGGCGTGGCCCTCGCCGCCGCCTGGACGGCCGGCGATTCCATCCGCGAACGCCGGGAGCACGCAGAGGCGTTGTACGTGCAGGCCACGGCCCAGGCCGTCACCGCGGAACGGCTTCGGATCGCACGCGAACTGCACGACATGATCGGGCACAGCGTCGGGGTCATCGCCATCCAGGCCGGCGTCGGCAGACGGGTCATCGACACGCGGCCGGACGAAGCGCGCAACGCACTCGCCGCCATCGAGGCGACCAGCAAGGAGACCCTGGCCGGACTGGGGCGGACGTTGGGCGCGCTGCGCCGCGCCGATGCGGGCGGTGGAGCGGGCGCCCGAGCGGATTCCGCGCCTCGTGGTCCGGCGCCGGTCCTGGACGATCTCGACCGCCTGGCCGCGTCGGCGAAGGACGCCGGTATCCGTGTCGACGTACGGTGGCTCGGCGAGCGACGGCCGCTGCCCGCCGACATCGAGCTGGCCGCCTACCGGATCGTCCAGGAGTCACTCACCAACGTCGCACGCCACGCCAGCACCCGCGACTGTCTCGTCACCGTCGACTACCGGGCCGACGAGCTTTCCGTCGAAGTCGAGAACGACGGCCGCACCGGCCTCGCTTCGGGTACCGGCGGTGCCGCTGGCTGGGGCATCGTCGGAATGCGCGAGCGTATCGTCCTGCTGCACGGCCAGTTCACGGCCGGTCCGCGTCCCGAAGGCGGATTCCGTGTGGCGGCCCGGCTCCCCCTGCCCGAAGGAGTACACCTTCCATGA
- a CDS encoding IS5 family transposase, with amino-acid sequence MPVLPSCLLEPLWDQFAALLPAHVDGHPLGCHNPRLPDRIVFEHVIAALVHGSGYERIASPGCSDRTIRRRVRHWADLGICQQLHALALEAYDRMIGLELDELSVDGCITKAPCGGEKAGRSPVDRGKQGLKRSVAAEARGVPLGLVSAGANRHDSPLLIPTLDAVKTQVGPLPEQVNVNLDRGYDSAKTRTALEEFGFTVEIARKGVPAPIQAGKRWVVERAHSWMNGFGKLRRCTEKNGNVVDFYLHLTATIVTLRMLIRRATLQYRWDTRPTTRRLK; translated from the coding sequence GTGCCTGTCCTGCCATCATGCCTGCTCGAACCCCTGTGGGACCAGTTCGCGGCGCTGCTGCCCGCGCACGTGGACGGCCATCCGCTTGGCTGCCACAATCCGCGCCTCCCCGACCGGATCGTCTTCGAGCACGTGATCGCTGCCCTCGTGCACGGCTCCGGCTACGAACGCATCGCCAGTCCCGGCTGCTCCGACCGCACTATCCGACGCCGCGTCAGACACTGGGCCGACCTGGGGATATGTCAGCAACTGCACGCCTTGGCCCTGGAGGCGTACGACCGCATGATCGGCCTGGAACTCGACGAACTGTCGGTCGACGGCTGCATCACCAAGGCGCCCTGCGGCGGCGAGAAGGCCGGCCGCTCCCCGGTCGACCGCGGCAAGCAGGGCCTGAAACGCTCGGTAGCAGCCGAGGCCCGCGGTGTTCCGCTCGGCCTGGTCTCCGCCGGAGCCAACCGGCACGACTCGCCCCTGCTCATCCCCACCCTCGACGCCGTGAAAACCCAGGTCGGACCACTCCCCGAGCAGGTCAACGTCAACCTGGACCGCGGCTACGACAGCGCGAAGACCCGGACCGCGCTGGAGGAGTTCGGCTTCACCGTCGAGATCGCCCGCAAGGGTGTGCCCGCCCCAATCCAAGCCGGGAAACGCTGGGTGGTGGAGCGCGCACACTCGTGGATGAACGGCTTCGGCAAACTGCGGCGCTGCACCGAGAAGAACGGCAACGTCGTGGACTTCTACCTGCACCTCACCGCCACGATCGTCACGCTCCGCATGCTCATCCGCCGCGCGACGCTCCAATACCGCTGGGACACCCGCCCCACCACCCGACGACTCAAGTGA
- a CDS encoding roadblock/LC7 domain-containing protein has product MTQRISSMDWMLKDLAAGVPQTRHVIVLSADGLCVAQHGAETDTADRLAAACAGLQSLAGAVAAELPRSEGRMRLVVIEMDGGFFYLMAAGDGSYLAVLADEGVDAGLMGAQMRNLVTRMGDHLSSPPRHDGQPA; this is encoded by the coding sequence ATGACCCAGCGAATCAGCAGCATGGACTGGATGCTCAAGGACCTGGCCGCCGGAGTGCCGCAGACGCGGCACGTGATCGTACTGTCGGCGGACGGGCTCTGCGTGGCGCAGCACGGGGCCGAGACCGACACGGCCGACCGCCTGGCAGCGGCCTGTGCGGGCCTGCAGAGCCTTGCCGGAGCGGTGGCCGCGGAACTGCCCCGCTCAGAGGGCAGGATGCGCCTGGTCGTGATCGAGATGGACGGCGGGTTCTTCTACCTGATGGCCGCCGGCGACGGCTCCTACCTCGCGGTCCTCGCCGACGAGGGCGTGGACGCGGGCCTGATGGGCGCGCAGATGCGCAACCTGGTGACCCGAATGGGGGACCACCTGAGCAGCCCGCCCCGACATGACGGGCAGCCCGCGTGA
- a CDS encoding ABC transporter ATP-binding protein yields the protein MIEVNELTKRYGKTTAVGGLTFTVRPGHVTGFLGPNGAGKSTTLRMILGLNRPTSGTATIDGLPFRDRPRGLRHAGALLDAHDVHGGRTAVGHLSALARSNGIPRRRVDEVLQEVGLAGAARRRIGGFSLGMKQRLGIASALLGDPPVLLFDEPINGLDPEGVLWVRGLFRRLAAEGRTVFVSSHLMSEMEHTAEHLIVIGRGELIAAESVKEFAARGTRQSVIVRTPDPAALTAVLAADGASVQSDGPDGAKELKVTGLSADRIGELALQHRIVLRELATRTSSLEEAFMELTADRAEYLAGEPR from the coding sequence GTGATCGAAGTCAACGAACTGACCAAGCGATACGGGAAGACCACGGCCGTGGGCGGCCTGACCTTCACCGTCCGTCCCGGCCACGTGACCGGGTTCCTCGGCCCCAACGGTGCCGGAAAGAGCACCACCCTGCGGATGATCCTCGGCTTGAACCGGCCCACCAGCGGCACCGCCACCATCGACGGCCTCCCCTTCCGGGACCGCCCGCGCGGGCTTCGCCACGCCGGCGCGCTCCTCGACGCCCACGACGTACACGGAGGCCGCACCGCTGTGGGGCACCTGTCGGCCCTGGCCCGAAGCAACGGCATTCCGCGACGCCGGGTGGACGAGGTCCTCCAGGAGGTCGGGCTGGCCGGTGCAGCCCGCCGCCGCATCGGCGGGTTCTCCCTCGGCATGAAGCAGCGGCTCGGAATCGCCAGCGCGCTGCTCGGCGACCCACCCGTGCTGCTGTTCGACGAGCCGATCAACGGCCTGGACCCGGAAGGGGTGTTGTGGGTACGCGGCCTGTTCCGGCGGCTGGCCGCCGAGGGACGCACCGTGTTCGTCTCCAGCCACCTGATGAGCGAGATGGAGCACACCGCCGAACATCTCATCGTCATCGGCAGGGGCGAGCTGATCGCAGCGGAGAGCGTGAAGGAGTTCGCGGCCCGCGGCACCCGCCAGAGCGTCATCGTGCGCACCCCGGATCCCGCCGCACTCACGGCGGTGCTGGCCGCCGATGGCGCCTCGGTCCAGTCCGACGGCCCGGACGGAGCGAAGGAGCTCAAGGTGACCGGCCTGAGCGCGGACCGCATCGGCGAACTCGCCCTCCAGCACCGCATCGTGCTGCGGGAACTGGCCACGCGCACCTCCTCCCTGGAGGAGGCCTTCATGGAACTCACCGCCGACCGCGCCGAATACCTCGCAGGAGAACCCCGATGA
- a CDS encoding SAM-dependent methyltransferase encodes MRVTPLVSSLGSDQGSAADDPIRLYYSRKTQEILQKYGPGPRVHFHVGLYPDGPPDTTVSQNVLKQRMLEAQERIVEHAARSWDAYEAPPRRLLDIGCGLGGTSLYWAQEHGASVTSLTVAEEHIPIVRYFARHAGVNERVKPVLADVHDLDETCAYDAVYANESSGYTDRARLFDVVAKALVPGGWFGIQEHFVGRSQWREFIDGYYRTRLGLLGEYLAAAEAAGFELVHEEDVTDSVAEFWVQSMAWNTAELDRLRAGAGAEPGAWTGERLEQSTLAHSRFFRLWRDHAVQTRLLFFRIGGRP; translated from the coding sequence ATGCGCGTCACACCCCTCGTATCATCCTTAGGCAGCGACCAGGGTTCGGCCGCGGACGATCCCATACGGCTCTACTACAGCCGCAAGACACAGGAGATCCTGCAGAAGTACGGCCCGGGCCCCCGTGTCCACTTCCACGTGGGGCTGTACCCGGACGGCCCGCCGGACACCACCGTCTCCCAGAACGTGCTGAAGCAGCGCATGCTGGAGGCGCAGGAGCGCATCGTCGAGCACGCGGCCCGCTCGTGGGACGCGTACGAGGCGCCTCCCCGGCGGCTGCTGGACATCGGCTGCGGCCTGGGCGGGACGTCTCTGTACTGGGCGCAGGAGCACGGAGCTTCGGTCACCAGCCTCACCGTCGCGGAGGAACACATCCCGATCGTCCGGTACTTCGCCCGGCACGCCGGGGTCAACGAGCGGGTCAAGCCCGTGCTGGCGGATGTGCACGACCTGGACGAGACCTGTGCGTACGACGCCGTCTACGCCAACGAGAGCAGCGGCTACACCGACCGGGCCCGGCTCTTCGACGTCGTCGCCAAGGCGCTGGTGCCCGGTGGGTGGTTCGGGATCCAGGAACATTTCGTGGGCCGCTCCCAGTGGCGCGAGTTCATCGACGGCTACTACAGAACGCGCCTGGGGCTGCTGGGCGAGTACCTGGCCGCGGCCGAGGCGGCCGGCTTTGAGCTCGTGCACGAGGAGGACGTGACGGACTCGGTGGCGGAGTTCTGGGTGCAGTCCATGGCGTGGAACACCGCCGAACTCGACCGGCTCCGCGCGGGCGCCGGCGCCGAGCCCGGCGCGTGGACCGGCGAACGGCTCGAGCAGTCGACGCTCGCGCACAGCAGGTTCTTCCGGCTCTGGCGCGACCACGCGGTGCAGACACGACTGCTGTTCTTCCGGATCGGTGGCCGCCCATGA
- a CDS encoding cytochrome P450 translates to MSTTPTPPPECPAHAAVATAGGLYRLHGAEAQADPLALYEKLRAEHGAVAPVLVSGDLPAWLVLGHRENLDVARTSSRFARDPRGWRDMREGRVPADTPLGPMVSWVPVCNFTDGPVHERLRSAVVESLERFDKRGIRRYVTRFANQLVDQIAAEGYADLVSGFSDQLPMLVMTQLLGAPDEHGPLLVNAARDMLQGTETALQSDRYVTATLEQLVSERKARPARDLASWLIEHPADLSDTEVLMHLRVVLIAAYETTANLIANTLRTVLTDPRFRASLSGGHMTLPDALEQVLWDDPPINTIIGRWATGDTLLGGQQVKAGDMILLGLAAGNADPQIRPDPDVSVHGNRSHLAFSSGPHECPGQDIGRAIADTGIEVLLDRLPDLQLAVDASELQWRGTLMSRHMLSLPVRFAPHSVPNAEPEAEQPAGHPVHAAIPPQPTAAPAVGGRRRRGVSWWLRLLGRR, encoded by the coding sequence GTGAGCACCACCCCCACCCCACCGCCCGAGTGCCCCGCCCACGCGGCGGTGGCGACGGCGGGCGGCCTGTACCGTCTCCACGGAGCGGAGGCCCAGGCCGATCCCCTCGCGTTGTACGAGAAGCTGCGGGCCGAACACGGCGCGGTGGCCCCCGTACTGGTGAGCGGGGACCTCCCGGCCTGGCTCGTCCTCGGCCACCGGGAGAACCTGGACGTGGCGCGCACGTCCTCGCGATTCGCCCGCGACCCGCGGGGCTGGCGCGACATGAGAGAGGGCCGGGTGCCGGCCGACACCCCGCTCGGCCCCATGGTCTCCTGGGTCCCGGTGTGCAACTTCACCGACGGGCCCGTTCACGAGCGGCTGCGCTCGGCCGTGGTGGAGTCCCTGGAGCGCTTCGACAAGCGCGGCATCCGCCGCTACGTGACCCGCTTCGCCAACCAGCTCGTCGACCAGATCGCGGCCGAGGGGTACGCCGACCTGGTGTCCGGCTTCTCCGACCAGCTCCCCATGCTGGTCATGACGCAGCTCCTCGGGGCACCCGACGAGCACGGGCCCCTGCTGGTCAACGCGGCGCGCGACATGCTGCAGGGGACGGAGACGGCCCTGCAGAGCGACCGCTACGTCACCGCCACGCTGGAACAGCTGGTCTCGGAGCGCAAGGCCAGGCCCGCGCGCGACCTCGCCTCCTGGCTGATCGAGCACCCCGCGGACCTGAGCGACACCGAAGTGCTGATGCACCTGCGCGTCGTGCTGATCGCGGCCTACGAGACCACCGCCAACCTGATCGCCAACACGCTGCGGACCGTACTGACCGACCCGCGCTTCCGGGCCAGCCTCTCCGGAGGCCACATGACCCTGCCCGACGCCCTGGAGCAGGTCCTGTGGGACGACCCGCCGATCAACACGATCATCGGGCGCTGGGCCACCGGTGACACCCTGCTCGGTGGCCAGCAGGTGAAGGCCGGGGACATGATCCTGCTCGGGCTGGCGGCGGGCAACGCCGACCCGCAGATCCGGCCGGATCCCGACGTCTCCGTCCACGGAAACCGTTCCCACCTGGCCTTCAGCAGCGGCCCGCACGAGTGCCCGGGCCAGGACATCGGCCGTGCCATCGCGGACACCGGCATCGAGGTCCTGCTGGACCGGCTGCCCGACCTCCAGCTGGCGGTCGACGCGAGCGAGCTGCAGTGGCGCGGCACCCTCATGTCACGCCACATGCTGTCCCTGCCGGTACGGTTCGCCCCGCACTCCGTGCCGAACGCGGAGCCCGAGGCCGAGCAGCCGGCCGGGCACCCCGTACACGCGGCCATCCCGCCGCAGCCGACGGCGGCGCCCGCGGTCGGCGGCCGCCGCCGGCGCGGCGTCAGCTGGTGGCTGCGGCTGCTCGGCCGCCGCTGA
- a CDS encoding sensor histidine kinase, with amino-acid sequence MEQRDIPPESAHVEGRASRMLPAIAVVAAACLAGALASSSALLGTAVIAVGALCTAVVFAEALRRGRALAAGRAQVAALQHVLARQEAEAARLSEAVLPEAIERLRKGELAEEVLTALGGRGGHGNRWGSDEALTPRFRAALQAVLSHVVDAVDNEESLRDSAQRAFVNVARRVQAIVHQQAHEMREMEDRHGSNPDVFGDLLRLDHGTALIGRLADSISVLGGARPGRQWSRAVTLYSVMRGAMSRIIDYQRVELHSVSEVAVVGPIVEPLIHTLAELLDNATRYSPPHTRVHLTAVEVQSGIAVEIEDGGLSMSEEARGRAEKMLAQAQSGIDLNDLGETPRLGLAVVGRLAQAYGFQVSLRSSAYGGVRAVVIVPQHLITTAASATGLAHGIGSSSGPRAVAATPREHPFDRSSAGVSAPRQAPAPAPRPAPVSAGQPTTERTATGLPQRRRKDRAATFDVRPAAEPQPADDQGPGMWLEAFHSGLSGGPGHDAPGAEGASGSATKGA; translated from the coding sequence ATGGAGCAAAGAGACATTCCCCCCGAAAGTGCCCACGTGGAGGGCAGAGCAAGCCGGATGCTGCCCGCGATCGCGGTCGTGGCCGCCGCCTGCCTGGCCGGGGCGCTCGCCTCCTCTTCGGCGCTGCTCGGCACCGCCGTGATCGCCGTGGGCGCCCTGTGCACCGCAGTGGTCTTCGCCGAAGCGCTACGGCGCGGCCGCGCGCTCGCCGCCGGGCGCGCCCAGGTCGCGGCCCTCCAGCACGTCCTGGCCCGGCAGGAAGCCGAGGCGGCCCGGCTGTCCGAGGCGGTGCTGCCCGAGGCCATCGAGCGACTGCGCAAGGGCGAGCTGGCCGAGGAGGTGCTGACCGCCCTGGGAGGGCGCGGCGGCCACGGCAACCGCTGGGGCAGCGACGAGGCCCTGACCCCACGCTTCAGAGCCGCCCTGCAGGCCGTCCTGTCCCACGTCGTCGACGCGGTCGACAACGAGGAGAGCCTTCGCGACTCGGCGCAGCGCGCCTTCGTGAACGTCGCCCGCCGCGTGCAGGCGATCGTCCATCAGCAGGCCCACGAGATGCGCGAGATGGAGGACCGGCACGGCAGCAACCCGGACGTGTTCGGCGACCTCCTGCGACTCGACCACGGCACCGCCCTGATCGGCCGGCTCGCCGACTCCATCTCCGTCCTCGGCGGTGCGCGCCCCGGCCGCCAGTGGAGCAGGGCCGTCACCCTCTACAGCGTGATGCGCGGCGCGATGTCGAGGATCATCGACTACCAGCGGGTGGAGCTCCACTCGGTCTCCGAGGTCGCCGTCGTCGGCCCGATCGTCGAACCCCTGATCCACACCCTCGCGGAGCTGCTGGACAACGCCACCCGGTACTCTCCGCCGCACACCCGGGTCCACCTCACGGCCGTCGAGGTGCAGTCCGGCATCGCCGTGGAGATCGAGGACGGCGGCCTGAGCATGAGCGAGGAGGCCCGCGGGCGGGCCGAGAAGATGCTCGCGCAGGCGCAGTCCGGCATCGACCTCAACGACCTGGGCGAGACGCCGAGGCTGGGCCTCGCGGTGGTCGGCCGGCTGGCGCAGGCGTACGGGTTCCAGGTGTCCCTGCGCTCGTCCGCGTACGGCGGCGTCCGCGCCGTGGTCATCGTGCCGCAGCACCTGATCACCACGGCTGCCTCCGCGACCGGTCTGGCCCACGGCATCGGCTCCTCCTCGGGGCCCAGGGCCGTGGCCGCCACACCGCGCGAGCACCCCTTCGACCGCTCGTCGGCGGGCGTGTCCGCGCCCCGGCAGGCACCGGCTCCGGCGCCCCGGCCGGCGCCCGTCAGCGCCGGGCAGCCGACCACCGAGCGCACCGCGACCGGCCTGCCGCAGCGACGCCGGAAGGACCGTGCCGCCACCTTCGACGTCCGGCCGGCCGCGGAGCCGCAGCCGGCGGACGACCAGGGCCCCGGAATGTGGCTGGAGGCCTTCCACAGCGGACTGTCCGGCGGGCCCGGCCACGACGCGCCGGGCGCCGAAGGTGCGTCGGGTTCAGCGACCAAGGGGGCGTAA
- a CDS encoding DUF742 domain-containing protein, producing MNEPPTSWEDRSPERLYVITGGRSGPSTAVHLDLVTLVVAKGSARPEMQPEQAAILRMCHSPLSVAEIAAYAGLPVSVVTVLVGDLMAAQRVYVRPPVPAAQLPDLALIEAVIDGLQKL from the coding sequence GTGAATGAGCCGCCCACAAGCTGGGAGGACCGCAGCCCCGAACGGCTCTACGTCATCACCGGCGGACGCAGTGGACCCTCCACCGCCGTCCATCTGGACCTCGTGACCTTAGTCGTGGCCAAAGGGTCCGCCCGGCCGGAGATGCAGCCCGAGCAGGCGGCCATCCTGCGGATGTGCCACTCCCCGCTGTCGGTGGCCGAGATCGCCGCATACGCGGGCCTGCCCGTGAGCGTCGTCACCGTGCTGGTCGGAGACCTGATGGCCGCTCAGCGGGTGTACGTCCGCCCGCCCGTTCCCGCCGCGCAGCTACCCGACCTTGCTCTGATCGAGGCAGTGATCGATGGACTTCAGAAGCTCTGA